A portion of the Avibacterium sp. 20-132 genome contains these proteins:
- a CDS encoding type VI secretion system Vgr family protein — translation MFDLFTSKGLHFTLEVGQLPPDTFRVVKFDFEEGYNSLFKLSIVAATQHNQLPFGSLLDCAATLSIWQDGERQRNISGIVTQIKLGKTGERYTFYHFTISPHLWRLTQKRRSRIFQHTSIEAILKTLLRDSDVLFHTIDIAYRTRREYCVQYRETDYEFFQRIIGEEGLFFFCTEDEHNQIDRLFIYDDAHRLSKEDTLSLDYNANPTVLRQAPHLRTFQWTEQIRPSEVLLKDYTFKKPNWNAEYGLQGTQEEIQFQGDYPYYDYPGRYKNDSGERFAQYRLDSLRRDAHTGEGESNHPALRIGQLLHIHRHPRADFNQPWQLTYIQHHGEQPQALEEESHFSQRENTTFITNRFECLSPEKTFRSNFPQKPQICGTQTAVVTGPKGEEIFTDYQGRVKVKFHWDKGEFNDSRSSCWVRVAQPWAGQNWGMLAIPRVGQEVVVSFLEGDPDQPLIIGRVYNELQIPPGNLPATYTQMHIKSKTYKGEGYNSILFEDAANRELFEMHAQRDMTTLVEHDQKNHIKNHRTLTVNGSQRTQIDQGRTTQITTGNDIKTVLAGNNLETISLLKAIQAKEIFNAAHDRIELEVGKQTSLTMDNEKILLRFGKNTILMNEEGIWLDGVHIGMQEKELQVPDNTGEPKKESHYIAKVLVTDKATGEILAHRPCEIEFSSGKRIKQETDQNGYLYIQSNQKETVNIHVLFKSPKRLLQANEVIEE, via the coding sequence ATGTTCGACTTATTCACCTCCAAAGGCCTCCACTTCACCCTTGAAGTGGGCCAACTGCCGCCTGACACCTTCCGTGTTGTCAAATTCGATTTCGAAGAAGGCTATAATTCCCTCTTTAAACTCTCCATTGTCGCGGCAACACAACATAACCAGCTTCCATTTGGTTCACTACTCGACTGCGCCGCAACCCTTTCCATCTGGCAAGATGGTGAGCGACAACGGAATATCTCCGGTATCGTCACACAAATCAAACTCGGTAAAACCGGTGAACGCTATACCTTTTATCACTTTACTATCTCCCCTCATCTCTGGCGATTAACCCAAAAAAGACGCTCGCGCATTTTCCAACATACCAGTATTGAAGCTATCTTAAAAACCCTGCTGCGCGATTCCGATGTGCTTTTTCACACCATTGATATCGCCTACCGCACAAGACGGGAATATTGTGTGCAATACCGCGAAACCGATTATGAATTTTTCCAACGGATTATCGGTGAAGAAGGCTTGTTTTTCTTTTGTACGGAAGATGAACATAATCAAATTGACCGGCTCTTTATTTACGATGATGCCCATCGTTTATCCAAAGAAGATACCCTCTCCCTTGACTATAATGCCAATCCTACCGTATTACGCCAAGCCCCTCATCTCCGTACCTTCCAATGGACCGAACAAATTCGTCCTTCTGAAGTGTTGTTAAAAGATTACACCTTCAAAAAACCAAATTGGAATGCGGAATATGGCTTACAAGGCACGCAAGAAGAGATTCAATTTCAAGGAGACTACCCTTACTACGACTACCCTGGCCGCTATAAAAATGACAGTGGCGAACGCTTTGCCCAATATCGTCTCGACAGTTTACGCCGTGATGCCCATACGGGCGAGGGAGAAAGCAATCACCCAGCTTTAAGAATAGGCCAACTCTTACACATTCATCGCCATCCTCGTGCTGACTTCAATCAGCCTTGGCAATTAACTTACATTCAACATCATGGCGAACAACCGCAAGCCTTGGAAGAGGAAAGCCATTTTAGTCAACGTGAAAACACTACCTTTATCACTAATCGCTTTGAATGTCTTTCTCCAGAGAAAACTTTCCGTAGTAATTTTCCTCAAAAACCACAAATCTGTGGCACACAAACTGCGGTAGTCACAGGCCCCAAAGGGGAAGAAATTTTCACGGATTACCAAGGTCGAGTGAAAGTGAAATTTCATTGGGATAAAGGGGAATTCAACGATTCCAGAAGTTCTTGCTGGGTGCGTGTTGCTCAACCTTGGGCGGGGCAAAACTGGGGGATGCTCGCTATTCCACGTGTTGGGCAAGAAGTGGTGGTGAGCTTTTTAGAAGGAGACCCTGACCAACCGCTGATTATTGGACGCGTGTATAATGAGCTACAAATTCCTCCGGGTAATCTGCCTGCCACCTATACCCAAATGCACATTAAATCAAAAACCTACAAGGGGGAAGGTTACAACAGCATTCTCTTTGAAGATGCCGCGAACCGAGAATTATTTGAAATGCATGCCCAGCGGGATATGACCACACTGGTTGAGCATGACCAAAAAAATCACATTAAAAACCACCGCACTTTAACGGTTAACGGTAGCCAACGCACTCAAATTGACCAAGGCAGAACCACCCAAATCACCACCGGTAATGACATCAAAACCGTCTTAGCGGGAAACAATCTTGAAACCATCAGCTTACTTAAAGCTATCCAAGCGAAAGAGATTTTCAATGCAGCACACGACCGCATTGAACTTGAAGTGGGTAAACAAACCAGCCTGACGATGGACAATGAAAAGATTCTCCTTCGCTTTGGTAAAAACACGATTTTGATGAATGAAGAAGGGATTTGGTTGGATGGCGTCCATATTGGAATGCAGGAGAAGGAGTTGCAAGTGCCGGATAATACCGGAGAGCCTAAAAAAGAATCTCATTACATCGCGAAGGTTCTCGTAACAGATAAAGCTACTGGAGAAATTTTAGCTCATCGACCTTGTGAAATTGAATTTTCATCAGGAAAACGAATTAAACAAGAAACAGATCAAAATGGCTATTTATATATTCAAAGCAACCAAAAAGAAACTGTAAATATTCATGTACTGTTTAAATCACCAAAAAGACTCTTACAAGCTAATGAGGTTATTGAAGAATGA
- a CDS encoding type VI secretion system Vgr family protein, producing the protein MNTLKFPDFSVSKGLHFTLEVAQLPPDTFRVVKFDFEEGYNSLFKLSIVAATQHNQLPFGSLLDCAATLSIWQDGERQRNISGIVTQIKLGKTGERYTFYHFTLSPHLWRLTQKRRSRIFQHTSIEAILKTLLSDSNVLFHTIDIAYRTRREYCVQYRETDYEFFQRIIGEEGLFFFCTEDEHNQIDRLFIYDDAHRLSKEDTLSLDYNANPTVLRQAPHLRTFQWTEQIRPSEVLLKDYTFKKPNWNAEYGLQGTQEEIQFQGDYPYYDYPGRYKNDSGERFAQYRLDSLRRDAHTGEGESNHPALRIGQLLHIHRHPRADFNQPWQLTYIQHHGEQPQALEEESHFSQRENTTFITNRFECLSPEKTFRSNFPQKPQICGTQTAVVTGPKGEEIFTDYQGRVKVKFHWDKGEFNDSRSSCWVRVAQPWAGQNWGMLAIPRVGQEVVVSFLEGDPDQPLIIGRVYNELQIPPGNLPATYTQMHIKSKTYKGEGYNSILFEDAANRELFEMHAQRDMTTVVEHDQKNHIKNHRTLTVNGSQRTQIDQGRTTQITTGNDIKTVLAGNNLETISLLKAIQAKEIFNAAHDRIELEVGKQTSLTMDNEKILLRFGKNTILMNEEGIWLDGVHIGMQEKELQVPDNTGELKPLYRLQFHLLDDEGRPYQNTPFTIKLPESEQKGITDENGLTPVYFSEQSAEAEIRLHINKLDERSWTW; encoded by the coding sequence ATGAACACCCTAAAATTCCCCGATTTTTCTGTTTCCAAAGGCCTCCACTTCACCCTCGAAGTAGCACAACTGCCGCCTGACACCTTCCGTGTTGTCAAATTCGATTTCGAAGAAGGCTATAATTCCCTCTTTAAACTCTCCATTGTCGCGGCAACACAACATAACCAGCTTCCATTTGGTTCACTACTCGACTGCGCAGCAACCCTTTCCATCTGGCAAGATGGTGAGCGACAACGGAATATCTCCGGTATCGTCACACAAATCAAACTCGGTAAAACCGGTGAACGCTATACCTTTTATCACTTTACCCTCTCCCCTCATCTCTGGCGATTAACCCAAAAAAGACGCTCACGCATTTTCCAACATACCAGTATTGAAGCTATCTTAAAAACCCTGCTAAGCGATTCCAATGTGCTTTTTCACACCATTGATATCGCCTACCGCACAAGACGGGAATATTGTGTGCAATACCGCGAAACCGATTATGAATTTTTCCAACGGATTATCGGTGAAGAAGGCTTGTTTTTCTTTTGTACGGAAGATGAACATAATCAAATTGACCGGCTCTTTATTTACGATGATGCCCATCGTTTATCCAAGGAAGATACCCTCTCCCTTGACTATAATGCCAATCCTACCGTATTACGCCAAGCCCCTCATCTCCGCACCTTCCAATGGACCGAACAAATCCGTCCTTCTGAAGTGTTATTAAAAGATTACACCTTCAAAAAACCAAACTGGAATGCGGAATATGGCTTACAAGGCACACAAGAAGAGATTCAATTCCAAGGAGACTACCCTTACTACGACTACCCTGGCCGCTATAAAAATGACAGTGGCGAACGCTTTGCCCAATATCGTCTCGACAGTTTACGCCGTGATGCCCATACGGGCGAGGGAGAAAGTAATCACCCTGCTTTAAGGATAGGTCAGCTCTTACACATTCATCGCCACCCTCGTGCTGACTTCAATCAGCCTTGGCAATTAACTTACATTCAACATCATGGCGAACAACCGCAAGCCTTAGAAGAGGAAAGCCATTTTAGCCAACGTGAAAACACCACCTTTATCACTAATCGTTTTGAATGTCTTTCTCCGGAAAAAACTTTCCGTAGTAATTTCCCTCAAAAACCACAAATCTGTGGCACACAAACTGCGGTAGTCACTGGCCCCAAAGGGGAAGAAATTTTCACGGATTACCAAGGCCGGGTTAAAGTGAAATTTCATTGGGATAAAGGGGAATTCAACGATTCCAGAAGTTCTTGCTGGGTGCGTGTTGCTCAACCTTGGGCGGGGCAAAACTGGGGAATGCTCGCCATTCCGCGTGTTGGGCAAGAAGTGGTGGTGAGTTTTTTAGAAGGTGACCCTGACCAACCGCTGATTATTGGACGCGTGTATAATGAGCTACAAATCCCTCCGGGTAATCTGCCTGCCACCTATACCCAAATGCACATTAAATCAAAAACCTACAAAGGGGAAGGTTACAACAGCATTCTCTTTGAGGATGCCGCGAACCGAGAATTATTTGAAATGCACGCCCAGCGGGATATGACCACAGTGGTTGAGCATGACCAAAAAAATCACATCAAAAACCACCGCACTTTAACGGTTAACGGTAGCCAACGTACTCAAATTGACCAAGGCAGAACCACCCAAATCACCACCGGTAATGACATCAAAACCGTCTTAGCGGGAAACAACCTTGAAACCATCAGCTTACTTAAAGCTATCCAAGCGAAAGAGATTTTCAACGCGGCACACGACCGTATTGAGCTTGAAGTGGGTAAACAAACCAGCCTGACGATGGACAATGAAAAGATTCTCCTTCGCTTTGGCAAAAACACGATTTTGATGAACGAAGAAGGCATTTGGTTGGATGGTGTGCATATTGGAATGCAGGAGAAGGAGTTGCAAGTGCCAGATAATACAGGGGAATTAAAACCACTCTATCGGCTTCAGTTCCATCTATTAGATGATGAAGGAAGACCTTACCAAAATACGCCATTTACAATCAAATTGCCAGAAAGCGAACAGAAAGGTATAACGGATGAAAATGGGTTGACACCTGTCTATTTTAGTGAACAATCTGCTGAAGCTGAAATTCGGTTACATATTAATAAATTAGATGAGAGAAGCTGGACATGGTAA
- a CDS encoding N-acetylmuramoyl-L-alanine amidase has protein sequence MNQQITTTIGLEKEYEAKEHVIKTNDKAATRQTIINRVNNNLKERFGTQFIERSGWKAKPPKKKLTESWNYNAIVIHHQGNSNFGFCCGDPINETQKIQQSEMKGSQNFDDIGYHYIVSCEGNILEGRDIRFQGSHVNWNNSNKIGILLLGDYSERGEMNWHNIEEAKDYLIDHLDFFHSLSVPEIQGYACITLIEALLSVFFIKQLGGHREFALPGDHRTCPGNIGMQFVTYLRQNFQLSAPEKGTINE, from the coding sequence ATGAATCAACAAATAACTACAACGATAGGATTGGAAAAAGAATATGAAGCTAAAGAGCATGTTATAAAAACGAATGACAAAGCAGCAACAAGGCAGACTATTATTAATAGAGTGAATAATAACCTAAAGGAAAGGTTCGGAACACAATTTATTGAACGCTCTGGTTGGAAAGCTAAACCGCCTAAGAAAAAACTCACCGAAAGCTGGAACTATAATGCAATCGTCATTCACCATCAAGGAAATTCAAATTTCGGTTTCTGTTGTGGAGACCCAATCAACGAAACACAGAAAATTCAACAATCTGAAATGAAAGGATCTCAAAATTTTGATGATATCGGTTACCACTATATTGTAAGCTGTGAAGGAAATATTTTAGAAGGAAGAGATATTAGATTTCAAGGTTCTCATGTAAATTGGAATAATTCCAATAAAATAGGGATATTATTACTTGGTGATTATTCAGAAAGAGGTGAAATGAATTGGCATAATATAGAAGAAGCAAAGGATTACCTTATAGATCATCTAGACTTTTTTCATTCACTCAGTGTCCCAGAAATTCAAGGATATGCTTGCATTACTTTAATTGAAGCATTGCTATCAGTGTTCTTTATTAAACAACTAGGAGGACATCGAGAATTTGCCTTACCAGGCGATCATCGAACGTGTCCAGGAAATATAGGAATGCAATTTGTTACCTATTTAAGACAAAATTTTCAACTATCTGCACCAGAAAAAGGAACAATTAATGAATAA